GTACACCACCCACCAAAGCGCATCGGGTTTACCTCAATCGGAACGATACAGCCCACTTCATCAACCCGAACTTCGACGTGCGCTGCAAAATTCTGAACACCGGCAATCGTTCCCATCTCTTTCAGGAAACGCTTCATTGGTTTGAGATTAGACGAGGTAACCTCTTTGGAAGTGATGTAAACCCGGTCACTCATGTCCTTATCCGATGAAAAAAGGTGCTTCATAATGTTCAAAATAACCGGTTCTCCTTGGGCATTATAATAGCAATCGATGGCGTACTCTGTTCCCTCGATACTTGCCTCCGCGATAAAATCTGTCGAATCGAATACCTCCTTTGGATAAAGATGCTGTACAAGCTTTACCTCTTCAGTTATCTTTTCAACAATGCCGGGCCACTCATCCGTTTTATCGACTTTATAAACTCCCATGCTAAAGAAGCCCACCGCGGGTTTAATGATGAATGGAAAAGAAAAGCCCGACACATCAGTTGTAGCCAATTCCCCGAAAGGAATGCTTTGGAAAAAGTAATCGGGAAACAGGGGACGAAGTAATTCGCGAAATCGAACTTTATTTTTGAAAAGATTTATCTTGCCGGGCAAACTGGTAAATGAAAGATGTTCTTCGATCCAGTGAATTGAATTTTCGGAATTGGTATAAATCAGTTGCTCCGGATTTCGCTTCATCCGTTGAACGGCCTCTTCTACTGAAATGGTAGGTTGTTCTTCCTCAGCGAAAACTCCTGCTGAAAAAGAATTACGAATTACGGGTATCCGGCACTCTTTAATGGTTTGTTTGAGAAAATCTGAAACGTAAGGTCCTTCTAATAAAATCATTATAAATTCTGATTTAGTAATGGCATGCAACTTCAAATTACTGAAAAACGAATGTACTCTTTTCCTTAGAGAATTAATGTGCTAAATATTACGTAAGCAGAAATTATCAAGCACCCCCGGCCTCTTGTCAATAGGCTATTTTCACGAAAAATAAAAGAGAATTATACACCCAACTTTATTTTAGATTGATTCCAATCTTTGAATATCAAATTCGGACACCCAAGTCTTTATATTTCTGAAATACACATTTTAAGCAAGCCTGATTTATAAAGGGATACAAAAGCTTATCAAACCGAACGAAATTTCAGTATATATAGCTTTGTCTATATATGCTTCTAAACATTTGGATGTTTTAGTATTTATACATCTTGATGTAAGTATAAGTTTGTATTTTTCAGCACTCTGAACCACAAAATCATTTAAATATGAAAAATCGCCTATCAAAAAGTCTTTTATTAGGACTTGTTTTTTTGTTGGGAAGCGGAGCGGCATTTGCCACGGATGGTTATTTTAGCCCTGGATATGGAACCATCAGTAGCGGCTTTGCCGGCGCTGGAACAGCATTTTACGAAACATCATTAATTGGAGGTAACCCTGCTGGGAACGTATTTAACTCAAGTGAATTGAGTTTTGGTA
This Prolixibacter sp. NT017 DNA region includes the following protein-coding sequences:
- a CDS encoding ATP-grasp domain-containing protein, which produces MILLEGPYVSDFLKQTIKECRIPVIRNSFSAGVFAEEEQPTISVEEAVQRMKRNPEQLIYTNSENSIHWIEEHLSFTSLPGKINLFKNKVRFRELLRPLFPDYFFQSIPFGELATTDVSGFSFPFIIKPAVGFFSMGVYKVDKTDEWPGIVEKITEEVKLVQHLYPKEVFDSTDFIAEASIEGTEYAIDCYYNAQGEPVILNIMKHLFSSDKDMSDRVYITSKEVTSSNLKPMKRFLKEMGTIAGVQNFAAHVEVRVDEVGCIVPIEVNPMRFGGWCTTPDLAWHAHGFNIYDYFLSKKEPDWDRLLAEKDGEVFSVVVLDNSTGKEGADIRSFDYEKLLTNFGNPLEVRKVDYRNYPLFGFVFAQTKSEQMDELFRILTSDLTEYIRI